In one Deinococcus radiopugnans ATCC 19172 genomic region, the following are encoded:
- a CDS encoding NUDIX domain-containing protein yields the protein MRRVGAGVAVLKAGEVLLIRRGDNGLWDIPGGGRRWWETPARAARRELAEETGLSVGALHPLGVFQHRHTYLDGNTVDWETHVFTSEYAGGEARAGDDAHETRWWPQDALPQAVSDATARYFAALRQPPPLRQHAGA from the coding sequence GTGAGGCGTGTGGGGGCAGGCGTGGCTGTTCTGAAAGCCGGAGAAGTGCTGCTGATTCGGCGGGGGGACAATGGGTTGTGGGACATTCCGGGCGGGGGCCGTCGCTGGTGGGAAACGCCCGCACGGGCGGCGCGGCGCGAACTGGCCGAGGAAACCGGCCTGAGCGTCGGCGCTCTGCACCCTTTGGGCGTCTTCCAGCACCGACACACTTACCTGGACGGCAACACGGTGGACTGGGAAACCCATGTCTTTACCTCCGAATACGCGGGGGGCGAGGCGCGGGCCGGCGACGACGCCCATGAGACGCGCTGGTGGCCGCAGGACGCATTGCCGCAAGCCGTTTCAGATGCGACAGCCCGCTACTTCGCGGCACTGAGGCAACCTCCACCCCTGCGCCAGCACGCCGGAGCCTGA
- a CDS encoding phytoene desaturase family protein, giving the protein MPDFDVIVMGAGHNALVTAAYAAKAGLKVGVFERRHIVGGAVSTEELVPGYRFDYGGSAHILIRMTPVVRELELTRHGLHYLEVDPMFHAYDGETPWFIHRDAGRTARELEALFPGQGEAYTRFLDDWTPFARSVADLFNSAPGPLDMGKMVVSSGKGRDWMEQLPRILKPYGEVAKEYFSDERVRAPLTWMAAQSGPPPTDPLSAPFLLWHPLYHEGGVARPKGGSGGLSQALKRAIEADGGEVFVNAPVKDILVKDGKAQGIRLENGDTYTARAVVSGAHVLTTAGALPDEFVPESARNVRVGNGFGMVLRLALSEQVKYRHHTEPDSRVGLGLLIKNEQQLMKGYGQYLAGEPSSDPPLIAMSFSAVDDSLAPPGGEALWLWAQYYPYELSSGSWETRTAEARENILNAFEHYAPGTRDTIVGELVQTPQWLETNLGLHRGNVMHLEMSFDQMFSFRPWMRASQYKWPGLKGMYLTGASTHPGGGIMGASGRNAAQVLVKDLTRRGWK; this is encoded by the coding sequence ATGCCGGATTTTGACGTGATCGTGATGGGCGCGGGCCACAACGCGCTGGTGACGGCGGCCTACGCGGCCAAGGCGGGCCTGAAGGTGGGCGTGTTCGAGCGGCGGCACATCGTCGGCGGGGCGGTCAGCACCGAGGAACTGGTGCCCGGCTACCGCTTCGACTACGGCGGCAGCGCCCACATCCTGATCCGCATGACCCCGGTGGTGCGCGAACTGGAGCTGACCCGCCACGGCCTGCACTACCTGGAAGTCGATCCGATGTTCCACGCCTACGACGGCGAGACCCCGTGGTTCATCCACCGCGACGCGGGGCGTACCGCCCGCGAACTGGAAGCCCTGTTTCCCGGCCAGGGCGAGGCGTACACCCGTTTTCTGGACGACTGGACGCCGTTTGCCCGCAGCGTCGCCGATCTGTTCAACTCCGCGCCCGGCCCGCTGGACATGGGCAAGATGGTGGTCAGTTCGGGCAAGGGCCGCGACTGGATGGAGCAACTGCCGCGCATCCTCAAGCCCTACGGCGAGGTGGCAAAGGAATACTTCAGCGACGAGCGCGTGCGTGCGCCGCTGACGTGGATGGCCGCCCAGAGCGGGCCGCCGCCGACTGACCCGCTGAGCGCCCCCTTTTTGCTGTGGCACCCGCTGTACCACGAGGGCGGCGTGGCCCGGCCCAAGGGCGGCAGCGGCGGGCTGTCCCAGGCCCTCAAGCGGGCGATTGAGGCCGACGGTGGCGAGGTTTTCGTGAATGCGCCCGTCAAGGACATTCTGGTCAAGGACGGCAAGGCGCAGGGCATCCGGCTGGAGAACGGCGACACCTACACCGCCCGCGCCGTCGTGTCCGGGGCGCATGTGCTGACCACTGCCGGGGCTTTGCCGGACGAGTTCGTCCCCGAATCTGCCAGAAATGTGCGCGTAGGCAACGGCTTCGGCATGGTGCTGCGCCTCGCGCTGTCCGAGCAGGTCAAGTACCGCCACCACACCGAACCCGACAGCCGCGTGGGCCTGGGCCTCCTCATCAAGAACGAGCAGCAACTGATGAAGGGCTACGGGCAGTACCTGGCCGGGGAGCCGTCGAGCGATCCACCTTTAATCGCCATGAGTTTTAGCGCCGTGGACGACTCGCTGGCCCCTCCTGGCGGCGAGGCGCTGTGGCTGTGGGCGCAGTATTACCCGTATGAGCTGTCGTCTGGCTCCTGGGAGACCCGCACCGCCGAGGCACGCGAGAACATCCTGAACGCCTTTGAACACTACGCCCCCGGCACGCGCGACACGATTGTGGGCGAGCTGGTGCAGACGCCGCAGTGGCTGGAAACCAACCTGGGCCTGCACCGGGGCAACGTGATGCATCTGGAAATGAGCTTTGACCAGATGTTCTCCTTCCGCCCCTGGATGCGCGCCAGCCAGTACAAATGGCCGGGCCTGAAAGGCATGTACCTGACCGGCGCGAGTACCCACCCCGGCGGCGGCATCATGGGCGCGAGTGGCCGCAACGCCGCGCAGGTGCTGGTCAAGGATCTGACGCGGAGAGGCTGGAAGTGA
- a CDS encoding GNAT family N-acetyltransferase has product MTDARRLPPPSNWAMLPFTVRRLGPGDESALARIAREETDFTGEEPSPPLTAEAARTFLSDPAVWHWHAEADGQPVGFLLAYVHRQRHGEARHVMFEEIGVREGWRRRGVGRALVDALHTQMRAEGIEEVWVLADNPEAQAFYENCGYAVDELQGVMLSRQIGDPGG; this is encoded by the coding sequence ATGACCGATGCCCGCCGCTTGCCCCCACCCTCAAACTGGGCCATGCTCCCCTTCACCGTCCGCCGCCTCGGCCCCGGCGATGAAAGCGCCCTGGCCCGCATCGCCCGTGAGGAAACCGACTTCACGGGCGAGGAGCCCAGCCCGCCGCTGACAGCCGAGGCCGCCCGCACCTTCCTGTCCGATCCCGCCGTGTGGCACTGGCACGCCGAGGCGGACGGTCAGCCCGTCGGCTTTCTGCTGGCCTACGTTCACCGGCAGCGGCACGGCGAGGCCCGACATGTCATGTTCGAGGAGATCGGCGTGCGCGAGGGCTGGCGGCGGCGGGGCGTGGGCCGCGCGTTGGTGGACGCTTTGCACACTCAGATGCGGGCTGAAGGGATAGAGGAGGTCTGGGTGCTGGCCGACAACCCGGAAGCCCAGGCGTTCTACGAAAACTGCGGTTACGCGGTGGACGAGTTGCAGGGCGTGATGCTCTCGCGGCAGATCGGTGACCCAGGCGGGTGA
- a CDS encoding GNAT family N-acetyltransferase, translated as MTALSGPEARPFVAELARLRIGVFRAFPYLYDGTPEYEETYLQTYLNNENAVVILARDGQAVIGASTAVPLAGETAEVRAPFETSELDGSDVLYLGESVLRPEYRGRGLGHAFFDGREAHARRLGLGVTAFCAVQRPEAHPARPADYRPLNAFWAARGYIERPDLQTTMSWPDVGDDAETPKPMRFWLRRGEG; from the coding sequence CTGAGCGGCCCCGAGGCGCGGCCCTTCGTGGCCGAACTGGCACGGCTGCGCATCGGCGTGTTCCGCGCGTTTCCGTACCTGTACGACGGCACGCCCGAGTACGAGGAAACGTACCTGCAAACCTACCTGAACAACGAGAACGCCGTCGTGATCCTGGCCCGCGACGGTCAGGCCGTGATCGGGGCCAGCACCGCCGTGCCGCTGGCGGGCGAGACGGCGGAGGTCAGGGCTCCGTTTGAGACTTCTGAACTTGACGGGTCGGACGTGCTGTACCTGGGTGAGAGCGTGCTGCGGCCTGAATACCGGGGACGAGGGCTGGGCCACGCCTTCTTCGACGGGCGCGAGGCCCACGCGCGGCGGCTGGGGCTGGGCGTGACCGCCTTCTGCGCGGTGCAGCGTCCGGAGGCTCATCCGGCGAGGCCCGCCGACTACCGCCCGCTGAACGCCTTCTGGGCGGCGCGGGGGTACATCGAACGCCCTGATCTGCAGACCACCATGAGCTGGCCGGACGTGGGAGACGACGCGGAGACGCCCAAGCCGATGCGGTTCTGGCTCAGGCGCGGGGAAGGGTAG